agttactggtatctgttaactttaaccgataccgatattggtaTCGGTATCTGTGTCGGCAcctataccgataccagtatcagtattggtgcatccctaattattattattattattactattattattatatgaaAGGAGGAGTAGAAGAAGTCAAAAGTTTCTTCCCTTGATATATTTTGATGTGATTATCTCAAATTTGGAAAAAAAATTGGACATTTTCAAGCCTTTTTAAAATAGAAGACAGGAATACATACATCaaatattaaattaaattaaattaaattaaaaactaaaataaGTTTTTGATATCAATGGTTAGAATGTCTCTTGGAATTGTCAAACTTGAATATCTGACTCAAGAATCTATTTAGGAGATGCTTGAAATGGACTGTGTCACCACGAGTTCTAAAATGCAGTCATCAATTTTTATATTTCTGCACTATTTTTTTCATAAATTATTAGACTTTATGCCTACATGTATTTGGTTGCCCCATGGCTGgattttgtattattattattattattattattattatattttctttcattttttatcAAAGTTTCAGATTTGTCTTTTTGCTCATTGACTGTGTTATCCTGTCTTTATTTGTTGTAAGGTAAGAGGACCCGCTCATCTCAAGCGGTTTCATCctctgaaaataaaataaataaataaatatttggaaGATTGCAGGACAAAACCCAAGTGGAGCTACGGCACCCCCTGCTGGACATTTTAGGGATTTGACATGAAAATGCACATAGGCCTAAATATGAATTATGAAGGCAAATGGAGTAGCCCCTGGCTGGCCACATTTAGCCCCACCCCGATCTCCgggaggcagtcaggggtagttggacAAATGGGCACAGGATCATGTCTAAGTTTTAATAAACTGGGTAGAAATGGTGTAAACAAACATTTACCACAATGAAAATAGGGCAAGAAAGTCAAAACAATACAGTAAGTTTAAAACCTGAAAAAGAGACGTTTTAATTGTAAAATGTGTGAAAACGTTCTGAACAATTCTTCAAAAGCAGCAGCCTTTACGCTGCACGCAATCATCCTTCAGGAGGAGAAACAAACATCAGAAGAGAAGGTTAATGAGCAAGTTGGGATTAAAGCACCACATCCTGGGAGAAGCATCACAGCTGCACATTTTCAGACATCATGTGGGTGGGGTCagctctctcattggctgttgGGGGACCAGATATGAACCCTGGGGACTAACGCCACACCCATCTGTTTGACTGTCCTCCAGCACACTTTCTGCCGTTTCTTCTTCCTAAAGATCAGAAGAGCTGCAGCCTGGGAACTTGTAAGTTTTGTCTTCTTATCACTTCATTTTCTTTTATTCAGTAATTTATTTAGCTTTCTGCTGCAAGAAGTTAAATGTTTATGAAGCAATAGTTATATTAGCATGTGGGTTCATCTTGTACACAAAGAAACATAAAGTCAAGAGTTACAAGGATGTAAAATTATAAACTGTAATAATGTAGTTTACTAAAATAAAAGCTGATTTCAGGCACAAATGTTGGTGTTTTTGTCCTGATGTTCTGCAGCTGTGACGGAGTTTCGTGAAGCGTGACTCTCATTGTGTCCAACAAAACAATCATGTGTCATTCCCTCCAGTCTGAGACAAAAGCTCAATCTCAGAactcctgcaaaaaaaaaacaacaacaaaaaaccagGATTGTTCTGCAGCTTTTGGCACAAATAAGACTTTTGCAAGAAATTGACTTTTGGTTTCTTTTAGGCAGCTCTGATAGAGACCAACCGCAGGAATCAGCCAAACGACTGAAACATTCCTCTTTGTTTTTGTCTGATTTTGTTAGAGAAGAAATCCTTACGACTTTTCCTCTTGGTCTCTGACAGATTAAATTAGGCTGAAGTCAACATGGACGTTTTCACTACCCCATCTCCTGCAACTCAAACAGCAACAGAAACCTTCCCAACATTTTCCGACCTGGTGACGAGGATTGGGAAGAAAGGTGAGTTCTTGTTCCTCACAGAGACGTGGCTTCTTTAAAGGAACATTTCAGTAAGGCGACCCAAAACCACATTAATCCGTTTAAAGGAGTGAAATACTGtacaaaaataaaatttaaaaattatttctaattataatcgTTCACTCTGAGatgttcatgcaggttgaacatgaaaatagtctcctacacatatctgctgcattagcttgtgatagaaaatagacggtgaaactctaggattagaaaatcctgatggatctacgtcacactgtcacttaacattcatggactcacccatcttgactctcaATGGGGAATACTGTTGatggtttagcgttcaggaaacagcagaaaatgttttggctagtagaagctaaccgttagcattagcaactccagaacacagcagaacttcctcaggtttgtgttgtttgtggagataaaacatcaacgttgcaaagtaaaCAGTCAGTGGTCGAGCTGCAAGCCAATTGGAggagagatatccaaatatcagaaaataagactccaaaacctgccgtctgaagctactttcttctctagctgacttctacttcctaattcaggtgcaccggagcttccaaccctccacccccacccccgagaaCAATGTACATGGTATAAATAAAGGAGACAATGCGTATTTTTCCTGGTgaaagggggcagtagatacctaagtcattgcaagcaagcagtatttttgtgttgaagtAAGACCTTACAAACGgacgcccattagggtcaaaaagctttagggagtgcaaactttagcaaaatgaaaagcacatcagactccctttcttcactgacaacaagtgaagaggtaaatgtctaaaacaacaacatttaagaacgacaaaagttttgtaaccgtttgttacaaatcagtaaatgcattttgtcctcatgaacTCCCGTAAAAGGAAACATGGTTTCTCAAcatcaaggcgccttgcttacgaggacactgtccttccttggtcaaagaaaacggttaaatggaacagactttcaTCACGTGATCGTGGTttccacagcggtcacgtaacgtcacgtgacacgggagataatgttatattttatacgtgtaAGCTTCAAtacaaatatataacgagccttttaactttttaaattgtgtatatattagttaaattaaaaatataagtgagttactacccgctagccaccgaagctgcagctacgcaactaaccaaccatagataacttctttggttctaaaaaaaacattttaaattagttgacttacttttaaacttgaaatttgccccaaagtagctgccggcttctgatccgccgtccttttgaaaataccgcagagtattctgggtaatttttgaccaaggctaggctacaagacacctcctgtgtatccttgctcggcTAGCTAAATGGCCAACAAACGGAGAATACATGCCTCGGTAGCACGTGaatattggaacacgtcttggcggctcctgatgacgtatctcctaggcaaccgaggcAGGGCCAaagcatcaaggcgaggttccttggcaatgAGAAACAccattagacccgctcccatgtattttagaccagatttttatggttatatattacaaagccaccaatatttttcaacaactgggcatcatttaattcatttcagcaacattttgatggatatttccagaaattaatggtaaaaactacacattgtctctttaaacaacACCGTCTATTTCCAGTGAAATGATCACATTTGTGTTACTGCTTACATTTATTAGAAGGAAGATCAAACTGATCAGTTGCTACATGTGTCCCAAAAACCATGACTTGATTTTattgattaattaaaaaaaattaaagaaaaatgAACATCCAACATCATTTTCATATAGAAATTCCCCAACAGGTTCACTAACAACAAGGAAATGTGACTCTGAAAGCTAAAGCTAGTGTTATTTTtgagcaaaataaaaatatttttaatgcaGAAAATGAAACTAACAAATAAAATCAGTATCGGAAAATACTTTTTCTTTTTACAGAATTTCAGTTTATTAATcatctttttcatttttaatacCTTCCGACTGTAATTATTTGTTTTCATGAAAAATCTGAGCACCTTTAATTTGAAAGTTTTGAAAAGTGTTTCATTTGAAATCAACTTTTTAAGCTAACCACTCTTATTTTATGCTAAaataatttatgtttttttttcttttaataattGATTTGATGAATTCTCGATAAGCAAAACATTGTTTGTGTAGCACAAATACATTTTTTGTTCTAGTTTCTCTTATTTTCCGGTTCACCTTAAGCTtagtatttctggttattgagcaAAAATGTCAGAAAATGTCTTAGATATTATAAAATGTCACTTCAGCCAACTTTGTTTCAGTTAAATATGAAACTTGAGGACATGTTTTCCACTTCTTGGTGGTGGATGTAGCCAGACTTTGGGATGCAGATAAACGGTCTGCAGGATTTCATGAAAGAACCTAAGTTGTTGCTGAACAGTTGAAGTTGTGTGTGTTTTGCAGCAGGGAGTGTCTTATCAGTGTGGCACCTCAGGGAAGAGTGTTGCTGTGGAGATAAGAGTGGAAAAGCTGAAACAGCTGGTTTCCACAGCAGAGCCGGACGGGACCAATAAGAGCTAAAGGCAGCTCTGTCCCTGAGAAATTAACTTTATACAAAATAAAACCAGTTCATGTGTAACACAACAACACAGAACACCTGCAACTTTCTACCAACTTTTTAAAAACTATGGGGCCACGATTTTGCCAAAGTTGAAGAACAATTtgtaaaagaagaaaataaaacattttaaatatagcTGAATATTGtcattgtaatgatttaaattacatgtattttaataagccataaggcatgggattccataggaaatatgaaatccaccttacggatctgtgagattatttaaaccagaatattggatctttttattgcagggattagataacagcttcgtattcactcagagacaacagaaacaGTTGTCCAATATTTATGTGTCGATGGTAGATacatttacatgggcacaagtaGTCAGAATGAACACCCTGTCAgattcttcatgtaaacatgtcaatcagacaATTCTGATCTGAAACGGCCCGATCGGAACGAAATTTCTTTCCaactgagagaggtggttttcaTCCTATCATCATTCCGATTGATGTCCATGTACACACTTAttcggattgttggagtaaaataatacCCAAGTGTGCAACTTCAGCGTGACGTCTTTCCGCTTTTGCAGACGCTCAGGACAAGTCTGAAGAGCTGGAGGACGGTGTGAGCGGGTGATCATTAGTACGTTATCCTGCTCCTGTGGCGGAGGAGCAGTAGTGTTACGTACCGCTGAGCCTGTAGCTTGGTTAAAGCCATCAGTAAACACAAAAGCATGCAGGTGACAATGTGAAGAAGGTCCATAACGGGGGGAAACATAAGGCAATGGATAaagctagagaataagaaaataaaatgtgaggAAAAAGATGATATTTGTTTATGGGTAACAACTCTGTGCATGCTAAACCTACTTAATTCCATTGAATACTTGGTACTTGTATACTCACAGCATGAttggatcatttcagttagtgtgAATGCAGATATCGCCCGTAGCGGTgccacaaaaaaagaaaaacgatAAGACGACCGGATTTGCAGCTCCATGAGTTCAGTTCGGTGGTTCAGCAGCGGCAACCCAATCCCCCCCCCACAGCCAATGCTTGCTGCTAGCACCGTAACGCTTTTATAACCGGGGAAATACCGGATTTGTCACATCTAATGCTTTTCCTCCCCGCCGCTGACATTTTCTTCTTTTAGACATAAGTACCACATGTTCCTGATTGGTTCTTCTGTCCATCCCTCCCACCGTTCCCGTTTTTGGATTTTCTTTACAGTCACTTTTTGTTGTCGTCTTTCATTCGTCAAAAAAATGTTGATCAATATTCatcattattttgtttttatagaaGTTTCTTTTTTAGTGTCGAGTTCATCTGCAAAAATTCACTCATCACGAAAACAAAGACAATGAAAATATTTCGTAAACGAAAATAACACAGTGTGTGTAATGAGTGTAATTAAGACAAACCCCAGTCTTTTCTATTTCACAGACATCTACAGCAGCACTGAAGATTTAGCAGCTCTTATTGGAGGTGAGAACTAAACATTTGTCTGTTGTCTCATTGTGTTTGTGTTCTCTAAAGAACCATAATTTCACTTGTCTACCAACACACAGCCTAAAAGACCAGCGTTCATTCTGTGTTGCTTTTTCAATTCCATCTTGTTGGTTCTTATGTGTACATAGAGTAGTAAAAGTTTAGTTTTTTCCTTTCTAGCTCGGTGTatgtataaaaacaaacaaacaaaaaaagacgtTACGTGCATATGTTCTTTTTCTTTGGAGTTACTTCTGTATGGCAATCTGAAGTGCTAAGAAAGAGCAGAGAGTGGGAGGAGTCTGCCGAggcacagcagagagggaggaggagcctttccttttaaagagcaagttcactgagaaactgttttttatATCTTTTAATTATCTACAGGTTTTTGACTGATCTTTTAattgcttttaaatgttttaactgtTTTAAGTCATTTTATGTCACTTTTTTGTTGTGCAgtgctttatgtttatgtttaagtttatttattcagcagacacttttattcaaagcgacttacaatttcaaacctatagggcatgttgtgatctgtgggggaaaccctcgcatgcatggggagaacacccaactccacgcagaaaggctgcagccgagtttcgaacctgcaacctttgtgctacgaggcaacagtgctaaccactgcgccaccatgcagccctgagCTCTATTTGGCTcatgggccatgtgaaggcgctcTACAAATAAAGTAGATTCACTTATATGTGTTTATTTTAAAACACTGCAAGTTTAACATGCATGCTGAACATAAaactagtcttctacccctattcccTGCATTTACCACCAAATTAAAACAGGAAAATCTCACACGGATCTACACCAGTCTTTGAATTAGCACTCGCCCCTTTTGGCTAGCTACTGGGAACTCTGTGTTGATTTTTCCAGCTAAGCTAAGAGAACATGTCTCAGTTTTCAGACGCTatttattagcattagcaactccacaacatggcggaacTCCTTCGGGCTTGTGTTATTCGTAAAGATAACACATCCAAGTTTACAGAGCAAGCGGAGGCAGTGAAAGAgttttgttgctgttagccaatcagaggcaaaatgtctgaatatcatgaataataatgagtacGACCCCAAATCCTGCTACTTTCTAACTTCTGCTTCttaaaacaggagcaccagagcttttctccCCACATAGGTTTATTTATTTGTAAGGCATTAATTTACACAAGAGACAACTGCATAtctttaaaaaaacagtgaaTGACAGCTGTACCGTACTGatattctccccccccccccccccccccctccaggaATCATCACCGGGGTGCTGCTGGTCTTTCTCTGCATTATCACAGTTCTGCTCTGGTGTCTGTCCAGACAGAAAGGCTCATATGTGACCAATGAGACAGATGACGATGATGACGTTGACAACAACGATGACGAGTCTGTTGGTTCTGACGTGGCGCTCCAAGCTAAAGAACCTCTGAATGCCAACAAAGAGGACTAAATCCTGCAGATGGAGGACTTTTGTCAACGTCTGAAACTAGAAAAATGTGGAAAAGCTACATTTTTAAGCTGTTGTTGTGGGGGAGGGGCTGTTTTCCATTGTGTCTGTTTGATTTGCAAAAAGAATGTAGAATAGGAGGTTCTTTGTTGACATCTTTCTTCATCTTTGTGGCTGGGTGGAAAAAACAAGCTGCTCTCAGTATGCGACATACACTTTTAAGAGAGTTTATGGACAAAATCCCAGATATTTAAACACTTCAACGTCTAAAGACAAGAGGGGGTTTAGACAGAAGCCTAAAATCTGTATTGAAGAGAAAATTAACGTTTTTAAAGCCCATATGAGTTCTGGGATGACGGAAAACGTCTGTCCGATTcaccagagttttttttttttttttttttacaaatctgCTAGGGAGAAATTTATTCCTAATCAACAGAAAGCCCTGGAGCCTTCACCCATGAAACATTAAAGACTTCCAAACATCTGGAAACCTACAAATATTTTGTTTTGAGAAAAATTGAGCAGAAAGCGGTGGTCATGCTAGTAGCAGCAGTTAGCTTCTACGAGCCGAGCCACAGCATTGTTTATATCACCTGTGGGTGATGACCAAAGAAAATGGATAAATCCCAACAACGACCGCAAAGCCGGTAAGTCTTCCTCAGTCAGTGtccttatttatttctttattattaCTATAAAGACCACGCGGGTTGAGACAACTGAATCAGAATCGGAAAACAACAAGACtccttctttggtgtgttcttactgtgtttggtttctaattccatttttggttctttttaaaacaaaggaaaggttgttttttttttaccttgctggcgTACGTTTCGTTtggcgactgcaaaacatcctcagagctgacgctgatggtggcgtaggaactgacgccaccatcagcgtcagcagctctgaggatgttttgcagtcggcaaacgaaacgtatgtcatagtgatgtgtcggtagcgaacgaaccggctctaagggccggctctttgaagtgaacgacgggtgtcggctcgtcattgggagccgtcc
This sequence is a window from Nothobranchius furzeri strain GRZ-AD chromosome 3, NfurGRZ-RIMD1, whole genome shotgun sequence. Protein-coding genes within it:
- the gypc gene encoding glycophorin-C, encoding MDVFTTPSPATQTATETFPTFSDLVTRIGKKDIYSSTEDLAALIGGIITGVLLVFLCIITVLLWCLSRQKGSYVTNETDDDDDVDNNDDESVGSDVALQAKEPLNANKED